The Musa acuminata AAA Group cultivar baxijiao chromosome BXJ2-2, Cavendish_Baxijiao_AAA, whole genome shotgun sequence genome has a segment encoding these proteins:
- the LOC103975878 gene encoding E3 ubiquitin-protein ligase ATL4: protein MDSLPPQPPTNSSSVSLSVSLIIIAAIIVFVVLASFFIHLFLRFLSCRRGSSVAALPLPLDRSRSASSSAAAAAANFVPFDQEKANSLPVYSLAASPKSSPDCAVCLSPLRRHDELRLLPACRHAFHSSCVDPWLQTTPSCPLCRASVSLPVSLLPALPSAVPPLSDEPDSSRLGSFRIEIGSVSRRMTPSGELSGNPPPLPAPLPSSLRTYSIGSSFEYLVDEEVEAVVARITRRTEKVEKRGDANTSTEADAATAPPGDAVAEAAGGGPRLLKEYVDRLSSSASSSFSSLRFSNHWSHRYDGDGVRNSWDLEGSAWQDAEESGLHDFFHWLMGA from the coding sequence ATGGACTCGCTTCCTCCTCAGCCCCCTACCAATTCATCTTCTGTATCCCTCAGCGTGAGTCTGATCATAATCGCCGCCATCATTGTCTTCGTCGTGCTCGCCTCCTTCTTCATCCACCTTTTCCTTCGCTTCCTCTCCTGCCGCCGCGGCTCCTCTGTCGCCGCCTTGCCGTTGCCGCTCGACCGTTCCCGATCCGCCTCCTCctcagccgccgccgccgccgccaactTTGTACCCTTCGACCAGGAGAAGGCCAACTCGCTCCCTGTCTACTCACTAGCCGCCAGCCCCAAGTCCTCGCCGGACTGCGCCGTCTGCCTCTCCCCTCTCCGCCGCCACGACGAGCTCCGTCTCCTGCCTGCCTGTCGCCACGCCTTCCACTCCTCCTGCGTCGACCCCTGGCTCCAGACCACTCCTTCTTGCCCCCTCTGCCGAGCTTCCGTTTCCCTTCCCGTCTCCCTACTTCCAGCGCTGCCGTCGGCGGTGCCGCCACTCTCCGACGAACCTGACTCCTCGAGATTAGGCAGCTTCCGGATCGAGATAGGAAGCGTCAGCCGCCGGATGACACCGTCGGGGGAGTTATCGGGAAATCCTCCGCCACTGCCAGCTCCGCTTCCGTCGTCCCTGAGGACGTACTCGATAGGGTCGTCGTTCGAGTACCTGGTGGACGAGGAGGTGGAGGCGGTGGTGGCGAGGATCACGCGACGGACGGAGAAGGTGGAGAAGCGGGGGGATGCCAACACCAGCACCGAAGCCGATGCGGCTACGGCTCCACCGGGGGATGCGGTGGCCGAGGCGGCGGGGGGAGGGCCAAGGCTGCTGAAGGAGTACGTCGATCGGCTGTCCTCCTCGGCGTCGTCATCCTTCTCGTCTCTACGCTTCTCCAACCACTGGAGCCACCGTTACGACGGCGACGGGGTACGGAACTCATGGGATTTGGAGGGTTCCGCGTGGCAAGACGCGGAGGAGAGCGGCCTTCATGACTTCTTCCATTGGTTGATGGGCGCATAG
- the LOC103976346 gene encoding receptor-like protein EIX1 → MGGRTPLVVLTFSLAVLTIKFGISHGCRETERKALIDFKRGLHDPSNRLSSWVGEDCCAWEGVGCSNISGHVIKLDLRNRRRMHLYEDCTHQELYYLSDDDPGCNWAVRGDITPSLRSLQQLNRLDLSGNYFMHKPIPKFFGAFRRLTYLNLSGAGFVGRVPDQLGNLSTLQHLDLSYNCYWDGEGDGFFCLYLENTRWISMLTSLRHLNMTRVRFTNAANWFQDLNALPQIQEIELRRCELGTFTRSLSHVNFTSLTTLDLRGNDINSTIPDWVFNITSLEFLYLGWNDLYGFFPNSIAKLTSLRALDLSGSVFQDGFMRLAPISNLCKLQILDLSYVPINDVLANLKMVFSGCLRNSMEELYLGGTQLSGFFPNWLGNIKNLKSLDLSFNSIYGSVPASIRNLSLLQHLVLYSNGLKGTISEGIGQLKSLAYLDLYNNSLSLSEDDLANLSSLKYLDISYNFIELNKSNDWIPPFQLQSLSMDFCQIGPTPQFPKWLRTQTILHRLQLSNADLSSNKLVGGVPDSLCNLQTLESLHLSHNNLSGPIPHCLKSCTELATLDLGHNNFIGNIPTWIGESLLYLKTLSLRSNAFTGNIPQLSSLPYIRILDLSNNNLSGTIPQSFGDFSALKGAPAYHCCYFNNNTLSVEYMWLFVKGSEIKYTTTRQLSIDTLIDLSNNNLSGNIPEELGNLHGLRSLNLSGNYLTGQIPRSIDEMKQLEVLDLSRNNLSGVIPSGLASLNFLNQLNLSYNNLSGRIPTGYQLQTFTDPSIYAGNPNLCGPPLPKNCTVNITKADEEEQNDDSFESRIKTIWLYTRITLGFIIGFWAICGSLLLLRTWRIAYFHAIDNIFDKLYVVIVVTMAKYKRKLR, encoded by the exons ATGGGCGGGAGAACCCCTCTTGTTGTCCTCACCTTTTCTCTTGCTGTTCTGACCATTAAGTTTGGGATTTCTCATGGCTGCCGAGAGACGGAGAGGAAAGCCCTCATCGACTTCAAGCGTGGACTTCATGATCCTTCCAATCGTCTCTCTTCCTGGGTCGGAGAGGACTGTTGTGCGTGGGAAGGAGTTGGCTGCAGCAACATCTCTGGTCATGTTATCAAGCTGGATCTTCGAAATAGACGACGAATGCATCTATATGAAGACTGCACTCATCAGGAGTTGTACTACTTGTCGGATGATGATCCAGGATGCAATTGGGCAGTGCGTGGTGACATAACTCCATCACTGCGTTCTCTCCAACAACTTAATCGCCTGGACCTCAGCGGCAACTATTTTATGCATAAACCTATCCCCAAGTTCTTTGGAGCTTTCAGAAGACTAACATATCTTAACCTCTCAGGTGCAGGCTTCGTGGGTAGAGTACCTGACCAGCTCGGAAATCTATCCACTTTGCAGCACCTCGACCTTTCTTATAACTGCTATTGGGATGGTGAAGGTGATGGCTTCTTCTGCTTGTACCTTGAGAACACGAGATGGATCTCTATGCTCACTTCCCTTCGGCATCTTAACATGACTCGTGTCCGTTTTACAAATGCGGCCAACTGGTTCCAAGATTTGAATGCACTACCACAGATACAAGAGATTGAATTAAGACGTTGTGAATTAGGGACCTTTACACGTTCGCTGTCTCATGTCAACTTCACATCTCTCACCACTCTTGATTTACGAGGCAATGATATAAATTCCACCATACCAGATTGGGTGTTCAATATTACTAGCCTCGAGTTCCTTTATCTTGGTTGGAATGACCTCTATGGATTCTTTCCTAATTCTATTGCGAAGTTGACATCTCTCAGGGCACTCGACTTGTCTGGGAGTGTGTTCCAAGATGGCTTCATGCGATTAGCTCCTATATCCAACCTCTGCAAGCTCCAAATTCTCGATCTAAGCTATGTGCCTATTAACGATGTGCTTGCCAATTTAAAAATGGTTTTCTCTGGATGTCTTAGGAATAGCATGGAGGAATTGTACCTCGGAGGCACCCAACTGAGTGGTTTCTTTCCGAATTGGCTAGGGAACATCAAGAATCTTAAATCTCTTGATCTTTCTTTCAACTCTATCTATGGATCAGTGCCTGCATCTATCAGGAATCTATCATTGCTGCAACATTTAGTTTTATATTCCAATGGTTTGAAGGGGACGATTTCGGAAGGCATCGGACAACTGAAGAGCCTTGCCTATTTGGATCTCTACAATAACTCGTTGAGCTTATCGGAGGACGACCTAGCTAATCTATCGAGTTTGAAATATTTGGACATTTCGTACAATTTCATTGAATTGAACAAAAGTAATGATTGGATCCCTCCTTTTCAGCTTCAAAGCCtctccatggatttctgtcaaataGGGCCCACGCCCCAATTTCCAAAATGGCTCCGAACACAAACCATTCTTCATCGACTACAATTGTCAAATGCAG acttatcaagcAACAAATTAGTAGGTGGAGTCCCTGATTCGCTCTGTAATTTGCAAACGCTAGAGTCGCTGCACTTGAGTCACAACAATTTATCCGGGCCGATTCCTCATTGCTTAAAGAGTTGCACAGAACTAGCTACTCTCGACTTGGGCCACAATAACTTCATTGGGAATATACCAACTTGGATTGGAGAAAGCCTTTTGTACTTGAAGACACTTAGCTTACGCTCCAATGCCTTCACCGGCAACATTCCTCAATTATCTTCTCTACCATATATTCGTATCTTGGATCTCTCCAACAACAATCTTTCAGGAACAATACCACAGAGCTTCGGGGACTTCAGTGCGTTAAAAGGTGCTCCTGCATATCATTGTTGTTACTTCAACAACAATACTCTCTCTGTGGAATATATGTGGCTCTTCGTAAAAGGAAGTGAAATCAAGTATACCACCACCAGACAACTTTCAATTGATACACTTATTGATCTCTCCAACAATAACTTATCAGGAAACATCCCTGAAGAGTTGGGGAATTTGCATGGATTGCGAAGCTTAAATCTGTCCGGAAATTATCTTACAGGTCAAATACCAAGAAGCATCGACGAAATGAAACAACTAGAAGTTCTCGATCTATCAAGAAATAATCTTTCGGGTGTAATTCCTTCCGGTTTGGCATCTTTGAATTTCTTGAACCAATTGAATTTATCATATAACAATCTTTCTGGAAGGATTCCCACTGGCTATCAGTTACAAACTTTTACTGATCCATCTATTTATGCTGGCAATCCAAATCTTTGTGGCCCTCCTCTCCCCAAAAATTGTACGGTGAATATAACGAAGGCTGATGAAGAAGAGCAAAATGATGATTCATTTGAGAGCAGAATTAAAACAATTTGGTTATACACAAGAATCACATTAGGATTTATTATCGGATTTTGGGCGATTTGTGGAAGCCTTTTGTTGTTACGGACATGGAGGATCGCGTACTTCCAcgccattgataatatatttgacAAGCTATACGTGGTGATAGTAGTGACCATGGCAAAATACAAAAGAAAGCTACGATGA
- the LOC103972731 gene encoding receptor-like protein EIX2 translates to MGGRTPLLVLTFSLAVLSIKLGISRGCRETERKALIDFKRGLRDPSNRLSSWVGEDCCAWEGVGCSNISGHVIKLDLRNRRLTYPIEYCTNQEVYDMLDDDPGCKWAVRGDITPSLRSLQQLGHLDLSGNSFTHKPIPKFFGAFRRLTYLNLSGAGFVGRVPDQLGNLSTLQHLDLSYNCYWDDEGDGFFCLYLENTRWISMLTSLRHLNMNWVNLTNASNWLQDLNVLPRVQEIELSSCDLWTFPRSPSHVNFTSLTTLDLRYNDINSTIPDWVFNITSLEFLYLGGNEIYGFFPDSVTKLTSLRALDLSGSVFQDGFMRLAPISNLCKLQILNLRYVPIKDMLANLEMVFSGCLRHSMEELDLSGTQLSGSFPDWLGNMKNLKSLDLSINSLCGSVPASIGNLSLLQHLDLDSNDLNGTISEGIGQLKSLIYLDLSSNSLSLSEVQLGNISSLRYLDISRNYDPRKSGVGVIDMSLDGLPSSLEHLDLSYNSLNGSLPASLGNLSMLRSLDLGSNNLNGMLPEGIKWLKGLTDLDLYNNSLSLSEDDLTNLSSLKYLDISYNSIYLNKSDDWIPPFQLDTLSMGFCQILPIPQFPKWLRTQTILRQLQLSSAGIKGMFFERLPSSLEQLDLSYNSLHESQLVSLGNLSMLRSLNLGSNNLKGMLPEGIKWLKGLTYLDLYNNSLSLSEDDLTNLSSLKYLDISYNSIYLNKSDDWIPPFQLDTLWMGFCQILPMPQFPKWLRTQTDLRELDLSNTGIKETIPNWLPSGLQYLYLSDNKITGEIPQFFPKLKYLSLSNNSFSGNLSPRITNTMPSLQWFDLSMNNMSGGIPFSYCRSSNLERLQLSENNLSGEVPNCWKNSSNLLLLDLSNNKLVGGVPDSLCNLQMLESLHLSYNNLSGPIPRCLKSCTELSTLDLGHNNFIGNIPTWIGESLLYLKTLSLRSNAFNGSIPRLSSLPYLRILDLSNNNLSGTIPQSFGSFSALESAPTYQCCYFNNDTLYAEDMLLFIKGSEIKYTTSRQLSIDTLIDLSNNYLSGSIPEELGNLHGLRSLNLSGNYLIGQIPRSIDGMKQLEVLDLSRNNLSGAIPSGLATLNFLDHLNLSYNNLSGSIPTGNQLQTFTDPSIYIGNPYLCGPPLPINCTVNIAKAIEEEQNEDSSESRMETLWLYTSITLGFITGFWMVCGSLLLRRTWRITYFRAIDNMIDKLYVVMAVIVAKYKRKL, encoded by the exons atgggtgggagAACCCCTCTTCTTGTCCTCACCTTTTCTCTTGCTGTTCTGAGCATTAAGCTTGGGATTTCTCGTGGTTGTCGAGAGACGGAGAGGAAAGCCCTCATCGACTTCAAGCGTGGACTTCGTGATCCTTCCAATCGTCTCTCTTCCTGGGTCGGGGAGGACTGTTGTGCGTGGGAAGGTGTTGGCTGCAGCAACATCTCTGGTCATGTTATCAAGCTGGATCTTCGAAATAGACGTCTGACGTATCCAATTGAGTACTGCACTAATCAGGAGGTGTACGACATGTTGGATGATGATCCAGGATGCAAATGGGCAGTGCGTGGTGACATAACTCCATCACTGCGTTCTCTCCAACAACTTGGTCACCTGGACCTCAGCGGCAACTCTTTTACGCATAAACCTATCCCCAAGTTCTTTGGAGCTTTCAGAAGACTAACATATCTTAACCTCTCAGGTGCAGGCTTCGTGGGTAGAGTACCTGACCAGCTCGGAAATCTATCCACTTTGCAGCACCTCGACCTTTCTTATAACTGCTATTGGGATGATGAAGGTGATGGCTTCTTCTGCTTGTACCTTGAGAACACGAGATGGATCTCTATGCTCACTTCCCTTCGGCACCTTAACATGAATTGGGTCAATTTGACAAATGCATCCAACTGGTTGCAAGATTTGAACGTGCTCCCACGTGTTCAAGAGATTGAATTAAGTTCTTGTGACTTATGGACCTTTCCCCGTTCGCCGTCTCATGTCAACTTCACATCTCTCACCACTCTTGATTTACGATACAATGATATAAACTCCACCATACCAGATTGGGTGTTCAATATTACTAGCCTCGAGTTCCTTTATCTTGGTGGGAATGAAATATACGGATTCTTTCCTGATTCTGTTACGAAGTTGACATCTCTCAGGGCACTCGACTTGTCTGGGAGTGTGTTCCAAGATGGCTTCATGCGATTAGCTCCTATATCCAACCTCTGCAAGCTCCAAATTCTCAACCTACGCTATGTGCCTATCAAAGACATGCTTGCCAATCTAGAAATGGTTTTCTCTGGATGTCTCAGGCATAGCATGGAGGAATTGGACCTCAGCGGCACCCAGCTGAGTGGTTCCTTTCCGGATTGGCTAGGGAACATGAAGAATCTCAAATCTCTTGATCTTTCTATCAACTCCCTCTGTGGATCAGTGCCTGCATCTATCGGAAATCTATCATTGCTGCAACATTTGGATTTAGATTCCAATGATTTGAATGGGACGATTTCGGAAGGCATCGGACAACTGAAGAGCCTTATCTATTTGGATCTCAGTAGTAACTCGTTGAGCTTATCGGAGGTCCAATTGGGTAATATATCAAGTTTAAGGTATTTAGACATTTCAAGAAACTACGACCCAAGAAAAAGTG GAGTAGGAGTAATAGACATGAGTCTCGATGGGCTTCCTTCTAGTCTCGAGCATTTGGATCTTTCTTACAACTCTCTCAATGGATCATTGCCCGCATCTCTTGGAAACCTCTCTATGCTGCGATCTTTGGATTTAGGATCCAACAATTTGAATGGGATGCTTCCGGAAGGCATCAAATGGTTGAAGGGCCTTACAGATTTGGATCTCTACAATAACTCATTGAGCTTATCGGAGGACGACCTTACCAATCTATCAAGTTTGAAATATTTGGACATTTCATACAACTCTATATACTTGAACAAAAGCGATGATTGGATCCCTCCCTTTCAGCTTGACACCCTTTCGATGGGATTCTGTCAAATACTGCCCATACCCCAATTTCCGAAATGGCTCCGAACACAAACCATTCTTCGTCAACTACAATTGTCAAGTGCAGGTATCAAAGGCATGTTTTTCGAAAGGCTTCCTTCTAGTCTTGAGCAATTGGATCTTTCTTATAACTCTCTCCATGAATCACAACTTGTATCTCTTGGAAACCTCTCTATGCTGCGATCTTTGAATTTAGGATCCAACAATTTGAAGGGGATGCTTCCGGAAGGCATCAAATGGTTGAAGGGCCTTACATATTTGGATCTCTACAATAACTCGTTGAGCTTATCGGAGGACGACCTTACCAATCTATCAAGTTTGAAATATTTGGACATTTCATACAACTCTATATACTTGAACAAAAGCGATGATTGGATCCCTCCCTTTCAGCTTGACACCCTTTGGATGGGATTCTGCCAAATACTGCCCATGCCCCAATTTCCGAAATGGCTCCGAACACAAACCGATCTTCGTGAATTAGATTTATCAAATACAGGGATCAAAGAAACGATTCCCAACTGGCTTCCATCCGGTCTCCAATATTTGTATCTATCCGATAACAAGATTACTGGTGAGATACCACAATTCTttccaaaattaaaatatttatctctttCAAATAACTCATTCTCTGGGAATCTTTCACCAAGAATCACAAATACCATGCCAAGCTTACAATGGTTTGATCTATCTATGAATAATATGAGTGGCGGTATTCCCTTCTCTTATTGTCGATCTAGTAATTTGGAAAGGCTTCAGCTTTCTGAAAATAATTTGTCAGGAGAAGTTCCCAATTGCTGGAAAAATTCCTCAAATTTacttcttttagacttatcaaacAACAAATTAGTCGGTGGAGTCCCTGATTCGCTCTGTAATTTGCAAATGCTAGAGTCACTGCACTTGAGTTACAATAATTTATCCGGGCCGATTCCTCGTTGTTTAAAGAGTTGCACAGAACTATCTACTCTCGACTTGGGCCACAACAACTTTATCGGGAACATACCAACTTGGATTGGAGAAAGCCTATTGTATCTGAAGACACTTAGCTTACGCTCGAATGCCTTCAACGGCAGTATTCCTCGATTATCTTCTCTACCATATCTTCGTATCTTGGATCTCTCCAACAACAATCTTTCAGGAACGATACCACAGAGCTTTGGGAGCTTCAGTGCATTAGAAAGCGCTCCTACGTATCAGTGTTGTTACTTCAACAATGACACTCTCTATGCAGAAGATATGTTGCTCTTCATAAAAGGAAGTGAAATCAAGTATACCACCTCCAGACAACTTTCGATTGATACACTTATTGATCTCTCCAACAATTACTTATCTGGAAGCATCCCTGAAGAATTGGGGAATTTACATGGATTGCGGAGCTTAAATCTATCTGGAAATTACCTTATAGGTCAGATACCAAGAAGCATCGACGGAATGAAACAACTAGAAGTCCTCGATCTCTCAAGAAATAATCTCTCGGGTGCAATTCCATCCGGTTTGGCGACCTTGAATTTCTTagaccatttgaatttatcatataaCAATCTTTCAGGAAGCATTCCCACTGGCAACCAATTGCAAACTTTTACTGATCCATCTATCTACATTGGCAATCCATATCTTTGTGGCCCTCCTCTGCCCATAAATTGTACGGTGAATATAGCGAAGGCCATTGAAGAAGAACAAAATGAAGATTCTTCTGAGAGCAGAATGGAAACACTTTGGTTATACACGAGCATCACACTAGGATTTATTACTGGATTTTGGATGGTTTGTGGAAGTCTTTTGTTACGACGGACCTGGAGGATCACATACTTTCGCGCCATTGATAACATGATTGACAAGCTATACGTGGTGATGGCAGTGATCGTAGCAAAATACAAAAGGAAGCTATGA